GGAAGCTCGCAAAGATCGATGGGGTCAGGGTGGCGAAGTTGATAGGCCAGGCGGGGCGCGCCGGGGACAAGGGGCTCAAGCAGAGAGAGCAGGTGGGGGTGCTCCAACAATTCCGCGACGGGGAGTACAACGTGCTTGTGGCGACATCGGTAGGAGAGGAGGGCCTTGATGTCGCAAGCACCGACATGGTGGTGTTCTATGAACCGGTCCCATCGGAGATACGCAGCATACAGCGCAGAGGGAGGACCGGCCGCAGGAGCGCCGGCAAGGTCGTCATCTTCGTCACCAAGGGGACCAGGGACCAGGCGTTCTACTTCAGCAGCCTCCACAAGGAGAGGCAGATGAAGAGCAGATTGCTCACCCTGAAGAGGGAGCTTGAAAACGGGCCTGAGAAGAGCGTTGAGGAGGATGAGAAGAACAAGGAGCTTCCAAAGGGTCAGCGCAGCCTCTTGGATTTCTGAACCACGAATTGATGCGATTGGATTATCTACTCAGGAGGGTCTTTCCGATGGCGATGCTGTTCAGCGAGCTGGCGGAGGTGTATAGGCGCCTCGATTCTACCACGAGCAGGTTGGAGATGGCCGAGATACTGGCATCTTTCTTCAAGGGGGCAGAGCCGTCCGCATTGAGGCGGTCCGTCTATCTGACCCAAGGTCAGCTTTACCCTGATTTCTATCCTCAGAAGCTCGGCATGGCCGATAAACTGTTGATAAGGACGTTGGCGTCGGTCATCGGGGTAAAAGAACAGACCATCCAGGAGCTCCAATTGAAGGAGGGCGACCTGGGTTCGGTGGCAGAGCAGCTGTATCGGTCGAAGAGGCAGCAGACGCTGTTCTCCGAACCGCTCACCCTTGACAGGGTCTATAGTGCTCTGGAAAAGGTCTCGGTCTCTGAGGGGGGTGGCTCACAGGATTCAAAGATGAAGCAATTGGCCGACATACTCCACGACGCCTCCCCCATAGAGGCCAAATACATCTGTAGGATGGTCACTGGGAAGATGCGGCTGGGAGTGGCGAGCATGACGGTCATCGATGCCCTCGCCATCGCTTTCGCCAGCAAGGAGGAGAGGGACGTCATAGAGAGGGCTTTCAATATCACGTCCGACCTGGGCATGGTCGCCGAGACGCTGAGCCTACATGGGCTGGAAGGGGTGAGGGCACTAAGGGTCAAGGTCGGGAACCCCATTAGGGCCATGCTCGCCGAAAGGATGTCCTCGCCCGCGGAGATCCTCGAGAAGATGGGGGGTGCCTGTGCCTTCGAGTACAAATATGACGGCGTGAGGGTCCAGGCGCACATCGATAAAGGCAAGGTGAAGCTGTATTCAAGAAGATTGGAGGACCTGACCGGGCAGTTCCCGGACGTGGTATCGGCCATCAAGGCCTCGTTCACAGGCTCCAGCGCGATCGTGGAGGGGGAGTGCGTCCCGATCGATATCAACACCGGCGAGTTCCTCCCTTTCCAGGAGGTCTCCCACAGGAGGGGGAGGAAACATGGATTGGACGAGGCCATGGAGGAGTACCCGGTCAGATTCTGCCTTTTCGACCTGCTTTACCTCGATGGAAAGGACATGACGGAAGAAACTCTCCTCAAGAGAAGAGCTGCCTTGGCCTCATGCTTCAGCCCGAACGACCAGCTCAGACTGTCTGAGATGAGGGTTCTGGACAATGAGGAGGCTGTGCAGGAATTCTTCATGGAGGCGGTCCGGGACGGATGTGAGGGCCTCATGGCGAAGTCCATCGGACCGGACTCGGTCTACAGGGCAGGCAACAGAGGGTTCCTGTGGATCAAGTACAAGAAGGAGTACCGCTCGGAGCTTAACGACACCGTGGACCTTGTCGTCGTCGGAGCGTTCGCTGGAAGGGGCAAGAGGAAGGGTCTCTACGGTGCGCTTTTGATGGCCACCTATAACGAGGAGGAGGACCGTTTCGAGACGGTGTCCAAGCTTGGGAGCGGATTCGACGATGCTGAGCTCGCAAAGATGGTCGAGGTCCTTGAAAAATTCAGGGTGCCTGAGAAGCATCATCAGGTCTCATCGAAGATGCAGGCGGATTACTGGTTCGAGCCGGGCGTTGTGCTGGAGGTGCTCGGCGCCGAGATCACGGTCTCTCCCATTCACACCGCGGCGTTCGGGGCCGTGAGGAAGGATGCGGGACTGGCCATAAGGTTCCCCAGGTTCACAGGAAGGATACGCGACGACAAGGGGCCCAGAGAGTCGACGACCAGCAAGGAGCTCCTGGAGATGTACAAGATGCAGCTGAAGCGCATAGACGAGTGACGGTCAAGGGGGCCAGTGGGACGACCGATGTCCAAATCGATATGAAAATCCTTATAAGGCGGACCGGTATAGGTGGCTCTCATGGAGATCGATCTTTTAGAGAAGGACAAGGACTCCATCAAGATCCGGATCAGGAACGCGGACATGACGTTGATCTCACCACTTGTCAAGGAGCTCCTGCTGGACAAGGCCATCGATGAGGTGAAGTACACCGCAGGTGCTGCCCACCTCTCTGAACCGACGTTGTATGTCAAGGTGAAGACCGGCAAGCCCCAGGCGGCGCTCAAGCGCGCGGCGACCTCCCTTGCAAATGATGTCAAGGAAGGCAGGGACAAGCTGGTAAAGGAACTGAAGTGAACATGCCCTTTTCTAAGCCCCCCGAGCCCGAGAGGGAATTGGGCATGGAGGTCTACATGACCTCGAGCAAGGGGACAGGGGGTAGGCTCAAACTGCTTCCCGAGGATTTTATCGTCGAGGAGATATCAAGACAGCTACCAAAGGTCGAGAACGGAAGGTACACGATCGCCAAGATAAGGGCGACGAACTGGGAGATGAACCGTCTCGTAAGGCAGCTTTCTAAGAACCTAGGCATAGGGCGGGGGTCCATCGGTTTCGCAGGTACTAAGGATAAAAGGGCCGTCACCACGCAGCTCATGTCCTTCGAGGCCCCACTGGATGCCGTAAGGGCGATGCGCGTACACCAGGTAGAGGTCCTGGAGGCCTACCGCTCCTCGAAACATCTCACCATCGGGGACCTTATCGGAAATCGCTTCGATGTAAAGGTCAGGGAGTGCACGCTCAAAGGCGACGATCTGAAAGGGGCCATCCTTGAGACCGAGGCGGAGCTCTCCGCCAACGGAGGTTTTCCGAACTTTTTCGGCGTCCAGAGGTTCGGGTCGGTGCGACCGATCACCCATCTCGTGGGAAGGAGCATAGTCAAGGGCGACCTGGAAGAGGCGGTGATGTGGTATGTCGGGCACCCCCATGACGCCGAGGACGATGAGGCCAAGGAAGCTAGGTCGCGCCTGCAAAAGGAGCGTGACTTCAAGGCGGCGATGGGATATTTCCCGCAGAAACTGACCTTCGAAAGGACCGTGATAGGCTGGCTGGCCAAGAACCCTGATGACCATGCTGGTGCATTGCGTGTGCTTCCAAGCAACCTCCAGATGATGTTCGTGCACGCGTACCAGTCATACATGTTCAATAGGATACTGAGCGAGAGGATGCGTCGCGGCCTTCCGCTCAATGAGCCTCTTATCGGCGACGTGGTCCTTCCTGCTGACAAGGACGGCCTGCCTGACCACGACAAGCATGTGCCAGTGACCAGAGAGAATCTGGACCTTGTTGCCAAACAGGTCAAGGAGGGTAGGGCCTTTGTCTCTGGGGTCCTTTTTGGGCAGGACAGCGAGCTCGCAAAGGGAGAGATGGGCGAGATAGAGGCAAAGGTGATCGAGGACGAGGGGGTCATGCCCTCGGACTTCAAGGTCCCGCAGGTCCCTGATTGCAATTCGAGAGGGAGCAGGAGGGAGCTCCTCTGC
This genomic window from Methanomassiliicoccales archaeon contains:
- a CDS encoding ATP-dependent DNA ligase, whose product is MLFSELAEVYRRLDSTTSRLEMAEILASFFKGAEPSALRRSVYLTQGQLYPDFYPQKLGMADKLLIRTLASVIGVKEQTIQELQLKEGDLGSVAEQLYRSKRQQTLFSEPLTLDRVYSALEKVSVSEGGGSQDSKMKQLADILHDASPIEAKYICRMVTGKMRLGVASMTVIDALAIAFASKEERDVIERAFNITSDLGMVAETLSLHGLEGVRALRVKVGNPIRAMLAERMSSPAEILEKMGGACAFEYKYDGVRVQAHIDKGKVKLYSRRLEDLTGQFPDVVSAIKASFTGSSAIVEGECVPIDINTGEFLPFQEVSHRRGRKHGLDEAMEEYPVRFCLFDLLYLDGKDMTEETLLKRRAALASCFSPNDQLRLSEMRVLDNEEAVQEFFMEAVRDGCEGLMAKSIGPDSVYRAGNRGFLWIKYKKEYRSELNDTVDLVVVGAFAGRGKRKGLYGALLMATYNEEEDRFETVSKLGSGFDDAELAKMVEVLEKFRVPEKHHQVSSKMQADYWFEPGVVLEVLGAEITVSPIHTAAFGAVRKDAGLAIRFPRFTGRIRDDKGPRESTTSKELLEMYKMQLKRIDE
- a CDS encoding DNA-directed RNA polymerase subunit L, whose product is MEIDLLEKDKDSIKIRIRNADMTLISPLVKELLLDKAIDEVKYTAGAAHLSEPTLYVKVKTGKPQAALKRAATSLANDVKEGRDKLVKELK
- the truD gene encoding tRNA pseudouridine(13) synthase TruD, producing MPFSKPPEPERELGMEVYMTSSKGTGGRLKLLPEDFIVEEISRQLPKVENGRYTIAKIRATNWEMNRLVRQLSKNLGIGRGSIGFAGTKDKRAVTTQLMSFEAPLDAVRAMRVHQVEVLEAYRSSKHLTIGDLIGNRFDVKVRECTLKGDDLKGAILETEAELSANGGFPNFFGVQRFGSVRPITHLVGRSIVKGDLEEAVMWYVGHPHDAEDDEAKEARSRLQKERDFKAAMGYFPQKLTFERTVIGWLAKNPDDHAGALRVLPSNLQMMFVHAYQSYMFNRILSERMRRGLPLNEPLIGDVVLPADKDGLPDHDKHVPVTRENLDLVAKQVKEGRAFVSGVLFGQDSELAKGEMGEIEAKVIEDEGVMPSDFKVPQVPDCNSRGSRRELLCRYEGLRSVPYDDSYEVSFSLGKGCYATVLLREFMKADILDY